A DNA window from Vigna angularis cultivar LongXiaoDou No.4 chromosome 1, ASM1680809v1, whole genome shotgun sequence contains the following coding sequences:
- the LOC108329633 gene encoding uncharacterized protein LOC108329633 isoform X1, with amino-acid sequence MPVSCFFHAFSANLLKLYFCPFFLLHLRKMSWSGGDWMCGVCQHINFKKREGCQSCGYPKYGEPDPSTYRYNRTEALAGDWFCNCGGHNYASRSRCYKCGAVKDHYSSVYGSDTFPPGWKTGDWLCPRIGCGGHNYASREECFKCQMPRDFGEGL; translated from the exons ATGCCTGTTTCATGTTTTTTCCATGCCTTCTCAGcaaatcttttgaagctctatTTTTGTCCCTTCTTCCTGCTTCATTTGcg GAAAATGAGCTGGTCTGGAGGAGATTGGATGTGTGGTGTTTGCCAGCacataaatttcaaaaagaGGGAAGGATGCCAGAGCTGTGGATACCCCAAGTATGGGGAACCTGACCCTTCAACCTACAGATACAACAGGACTGAAGCTTTGGCAGGGGACTGGTTCTGCAACTGTGGAGGTCACAACTATGCCAGTCGATCAAGGTGCTATAAATGTGGTGCAGTCAAAGATCATTACTCTTCGGTATATGGATCTGACACTTTCCCCCCAGGATGGAAGACTGGAGACTGGCTTTGCCCAAG AATAGGCTGTGGAGGGCATAATTATGCTAGCAGAGAAGAATGCTTTAAATGCCA
- the LOC108329633 gene encoding uncharacterized protein LOC108329633 isoform X2, with protein MPVSCFFHAFSANLLKLYFCPFFLLHLRKMSWSGGDWMCGVCQHINFKKREGCQSCGYPKYGEPDPSTYRYNRTEALAGDWFCNCGGHNYASRSRCYKCGAVKDHYSSVYGSDTFPPGWKTGDWLCPRIGCGGHNYASREECFKCQMPRDFD; from the exons ATGCCTGTTTCATGTTTTTTCCATGCCTTCTCAGcaaatcttttgaagctctatTTTTGTCCCTTCTTCCTGCTTCATTTGcg GAAAATGAGCTGGTCTGGAGGAGATTGGATGTGTGGTGTTTGCCAGCacataaatttcaaaaagaGGGAAGGATGCCAGAGCTGTGGATACCCCAAGTATGGGGAACCTGACCCTTCAACCTACAGATACAACAGGACTGAAGCTTTGGCAGGGGACTGGTTCTGCAACTGTGGAGGTCACAACTATGCCAGTCGATCAAGGTGCTATAAATGTGGTGCAGTCAAAGATCATTACTCTTCGGTATATGGATCTGACACTTTCCCCCCAGGATGGAAGACTGGAGACTGGCTTTGCCCAAG AATAGGCTGTGGAGGGCATAATTATGCTAGCAGAGAAGAATGCTTTAAATGCCA